In one window of Alphaproteobacteria bacterium DNA:
- a CDS encoding sulfurtransferase TusA family protein, whose translation MNTILDTKGHHCPIPVLKARRAMKEVSPGDTLTVLATDPASVIDFKHFCNTTGNELVEWTEEGDVFTYVIRKTG comes from the coding sequence ATGAACACGATACTCGATACAAAGGGGCATCACTGCCCGATCCCCGTGCTGAAGGCCAGACGGGCCATGAAGGAAGTGTCGCCGGGTGACACCCTGACCGTGCTCGCGACCGACCCCGCATCGGTGATCGATTTCAAGCATTTCTGCAATACGACCGGAAATGAACTGGTCGAGTGGACGGAAGAGGGCGACGTCTTCACCTATGTCATCCGGAAGACCGGCTGA